The sequence GgcctccctcctcacccccaacCTCGTGGTGGCGGCGGGCGGGCCGGAGTGGGGATGGAAAGGCCACGCAGCCTTCCTCCGAGGCCCCTGCCGCGCGCTCCGGCCGGGTTCCGGGAAGCCCTCCCGACGCCGCCGGAGCGCGCCACCCGATGCGTGGCAGCGGCCGAAGTGGCTGGCCTCGGGCGGGCTTCCTGGTCGCGGCCCCACGGGACCGCTGGGCCCGTGGCTTTCTCCAGCCTGAGTGTCACAAGTCCTTCCCGGGTCGCGAGCGCGGGCGGGCCGGGGGCGGCGGGGCTGCGCGAGCACCGACCGCCAACGCCAGGGCCTGCTTCCGCGGGGCTCTTTCCCGGTCCCTGTCTGCGGCGAGCGCGGAGAACCCGGTGTGGGGCTCCCAGCGTGGCGGCAGGGTGCGCTCCCTTTCCCGGGTACCACGCGGAGCGTGAAAGACCCAGAGGTCGCCCAAGGCCGCCACGGACGCCTGGCGCTGTCGGGGTGGACCGCCCCCCTCCGGGGCACTGCGCCGCGTCCATGCCCGGCCCTTTCCCGCACAACCACACTGTCGGATGCGCTCCGGGCCTTGGACCTGAGACCGTGCCGGGTCACGCTGGCGTTAGATACCTACTGACCAGACATTAAAAATAGGCCAAGGTGGCCCCACGGCTAGACGCCGCCGCTCCGAGGTGCCCTCTGCGCCGGGAGGCACCCCCTCCTCTCTTCCTGCCAGGGTGTGGGTGACGGCCCCGCCTGTTTCCTCCATCTGTCCGGCATGGCCGTACCCCTGGGGAGGTCCCCTCCCCACCGCCTCCCCCTCCGCACCCGCGCAGCTTGtggtcccccagccccaggcgGGGCCCAGGGGCGCGCAGGGGGCAGGCAggaggggccggggtgggggccggggtgggggcgtGGGCCGCCGGAAGGGGGGCGGAGGGGTGCGCGCCGGGAGCTGGGGCGCGGACTCCGAGGAGGCGGCGCGAGCGCCCGTGGAGAAGGGATGCGGGCTCCGGATCCCGGGCACTCTGCAGGCCCCGTAGGGTGGGCGACGCACGGCGGCCCCCGCGGCCCTCTCCACGCGAGCCCTGAAGCCTCTGCCCGCCGAGAGACGGTCCTCGGAGAGCCCAGCAAAGTTCCACCGAGGGCGGGTACCGTCCCTTTTCACCTGGAGTCAGCTCCTTTTTCGCCCCTTTTTTCCTCAAGAGAATTTTTACCGagccatatttttttcttttcattttcccttttccctgaTCTCTGCGCTCACTCGCATCCCACCCCGCACCCGGGCTGCGGGGCAACCTACTCCCCTACGCCTTCCTCGACTCCCCAAGGCGCTAGCTATCTTCTCCTGGAGCCTCGGCGCGGGAGGAGAGCTGGGGGCTCCGAGGAAGGCGGGAGGAGAGCTGGGGGCCCCCCCGCGGGCGGCGGGAGGAGAGCGGGGGGCACCGCGGTCGGCGAGAAGAGGGCGCCTCGAACTTCCGCGGCAGGTGCGAGCGAGGATGGCCGGAGTCGGCCCATCAGGGCCCACCTCGCGCCGTGGCCCCTCGGGAGCAGGAGTCCCGGGGCGCCTTCTCCACCAAGCACCCCCGTCTTCGCCGGAACCACGCAGAGGGCAACTCGGGCAGCAGAGCGAGGGGGCCGCGGCGAACCCCGAGGCTTCCCGCGGGGACCGGGCTAGGAGTGGGCCAGGAGCGCCCCCTTCGTTCGGCGCGCGCTGCGGCCGTCCGAGGGGCCCGGGGCAGAGGGGCGGAGGGGCGCCCTCCTCGCGCGATCCCGGCCGCAGACGCGCGGCACGGAATCCCCCGCCGGCACCTGGCCCCGCCCGCGGTCCGCGCGcccggggcggggagggggcgtgGCGAGGCGGGGGCGGGGCCCGCGGCGATTGGGTCCCTCGCGGGACGGCCCGCGGAGCCGGGCTTCAGGGCCGCGCCGGTTTCACTTCGCTCCGCGCTGCCGCCGGGAGCCCAGGCCGTCCGAGCTGTCCGTGCCGGGCCGCCGCCGCCCTGCGCGCCCTGCCCCGCTGCCGCCAGCGCCGCCGCGAGCTGCTCTGTGCGCCCCGCTCCCGCCGCCTCGGCGCCCTTCCCGTGGCTCTCGGCCCCTCAATGTCTGACTCTGACTCCCGCACCGAGAAACGCAAGGTAAAGGCCTCCGGGAGGCCGCCGCCTGCCCACTCCCCGCGCACGTGCGAGCGGAGGACTCCCGGGCTCGTCCTGCTGGTTGCCGGCCGGTGCAGGCCCGGCCGCGTTCCCTCCCCGGGCGCGCCCACCTTGGGGAGGTCGTCCGCGccgggggctggggcagggatgCGGCGCGCGGGGGTCGCGTGCGGGGAGAGCGCACGGGGGACCGGGACCCGGGTGCGGCCCGCGCGGGACGAGCGAGCGAGGCGCCCAGGATTTCGTTCGCGCGCGGGACAGTCGCGAAGGATGGGCGCCCCGGTGTCGGGGACCGAGCTGACGAGCCCCGCTCCGGCGGGGGCTCCGGGGCCGCTGCCGCGCGGGCCCTTCTCGGACGTGTCCGGAGGCCCTGCCCGCTCTGCGGGCGCCCTACGGACCGTGCCGGCCGCTCGAGCCGCGGTCGCGAGGGGCCTACGGCCGCCGCCGGGGCCACACGGAGGGCGAGCTGCGGGCTGCAGACCCTGCTCGCGGTTCGGCCGCGCCGGTGGCCGCGGTGGGTCCGGCCGGGGTCCGGGGCGCGCGGGGGCTCTGCGCACCGGTGGCCGTGCGGGCTACCCCGACTCGGCGCGCGTCGGCGGCGCCGGGGGCCGGGGAGGGAGGCCACGGGCCCCGGGCCCCGGGCGGCCTGCTCCGCGGCGTGGCCGCCTCTGCGGTCCCGCGCCTGGCGGGCCCGCTCTCCGGGTGGCCGGCGGCCCGGGGCGGCGGGGGGCGCGGACGGGCGGCGGGAGCTGTGGCTGCGATGGCCGGGGCCGCGCGGGCGGCGAGTTTGTCAACAATCCCCGGCCGCGGGCGCCCGGCCCCGCAGGCACCGCCTCGCCGCCCGTCCATTGGTGCGTCCGCGCGCGGCGCCCGCCCGGGGCCAATGGGGGaggcggcgggggcggggcgcggacgggccggcggcggcggcgggaggcGCGGCGGGGGCCCGGCGGGGCCGCGGGCGCTCCGAGCGGGGGCCGCGCTTGTTCTCCCGCGCTGCCGCGGCGGCTTGGGCCGGGGCCCGCGGGGTGGCGGAGGGGCCGGAGCCGGCCTCGGAGGTGAGGGGCGGCGGGCGCGCGGGTGGCGGGGTCGCGGGGGCCGCGCGGCGGGGCACTTTGGCCCGGGGATGCGCCTCGCAGTCCGGGGTCCCCCCCGGAGCCGGGCCGGCCCGCGCGCGCTGCGCCTGCCCCCGGGGAGGGCCGCGGCGCGGGGCCGGGCGAGCGCGCGCCGAGCTCCCGGCCCTATTGTGACGCACTTAGCCCGGCCGGGGCCGCTGCCAGGCCGCCCAGACTGCTGCCCTCAGCACTTTCGGCAGAACAATGGGGCCCGCGCGGGGAGGGCGCCAGCCGCCGCTGCCCTGCGCGCGGGCCCGGGCCGGGAAGGGCGAGCCCGCCGGGAGCCCCGAGCCGCCAGCAGCCTGCGTgcggggctgggggctgcgggGACTGGGCGCGGGGGTGCCGCGGTGGCCGGGGGTCGCCTGCGCGCAGGAAGGCCGCTCCCGCCTCCCCGAGGGCCCCTCTTGTTTTTGGTGCTTCTGTTTGGAAGGTTGTCGGAGAACCAAGGAATGAGAACTTCCCGACTGAGTGTTTGGGATTCACGGTCGCGATGTTTGGGACATAGATCAAAGTTACCAAATTTACTtaagctggtttttttttttttttccttttacttgcaGAAAAAAAGACCAAATGGCAAAGCAACCTTCCGATGTAGGTTCTGAGTGTGACCGAGAGGGCGGGCGGCTGCAGCCTGCGGAGAGGCCCCTACAGCCGCGGCAGCTCCGGCCAGGGGCCCCTCCCCCGCTCCAGACCGAGCCTCCAGGTAACCCGGAAGGCAGAGGCGACCGCTGCCCCCAGGGCCCGCCGGCCCCGCCAGCCAGCCCCGGCCCGTTTGCCACCAGGTCCCCGCTGTTCATCTTCGTGAGAAGGTCGTCCCTGATCTCCCGGTCGTCCAGTGGGTATTTCTCTTTTGACACAGACAGGAGCCCGGCACCCATGAGTTGTGACAAATCGACACAAACCCCCAGCCCTCCGTGCCAGGCCTTCAACCATTACCTGAGTGCCATGGGTAAGCAGTGGCCAGCGGAGAGCCGCCCG is a genomic window of Choloepus didactylus isolate mChoDid1 chromosome 17, mChoDid1.pri, whole genome shotgun sequence containing:
- the BCL2L11 gene encoding bcl-2-like protein 11 isoform X3 produces the protein MAKQPSDVGSECDREGGRLQPAERPLQPRQLRPGAPPPLQTEPPGNPEGRGDRCPQGPPAPPASPGPFATRSPLFIFVRRSSLISRSSSGYFSFDTDRSPAPMSCDKSTQTPSPPCQAFNHYLSAMASRRRLAALPADARPEMWIAQELRRIGDEFNACYPRRAFWNNHRAAEERARMLLLRLLRCILRLVWRRP
- the LOC119512897 gene encoding collagen alpha-1(I) chain-like — translated: MDAAQCPGGGRSTPTAPGVRGGLGRPLGLSRSAWYPGKGAHPAATLGAPHRVLRARRRQGPGKSPAEAGPGVGGRCSRSPAAPGPPALATREGLVTLRLEKATGPAVPWGRDQEARPRPATSAAATHRVARSGGVGRASRNPAGARGRGLGGRLRGLSIPTPARPPPPRGWGLFEGQVTNFLGSPGGTSVPVAAFGESPAHPAAGAPGRQPCPPLPPARGPSLPASARGMEGTLARACLLFMF
- the BCL2L11 gene encoding bcl-2-like protein 11 isoform X2 — encoded protein: MAKQPSDVGSECDREGGRLQPAERPLQPRQLRPGAPPPLQTEPPGNPEGRGDRCPQGPPAPPASPGPFATRSPLFIFVRRSSLISRSSSGYFSFDTDRSPAPMSCDKSTQTPSPPCQAFNHYLSAMGGFRRRTEASEGRWEGKTLLPPRSCNCVDPATEGHHAEVLCPVGKPHVATEPSKCDRQSTLYWGDSYIKKTFKILQ
- the BCL2L11 gene encoding bcl-2-like protein 11 isoform X6 produces the protein MAKQPSDVGSECDREGGRLQPAERPLQPRQLRPGAPPPLQTEPPDRSPAPMSCDKSTQTPSPPCQAFNHYLSAMASRRRLAALPADARPEMWIAQELRRIGDEFNACYPRRAFWNNHRAAEERARMLLLRLLRCILRLVWRRP